The genomic segment TAGAAAAAAACTATGCTGCAAAAAATATGGGCCTTATTGCGATAAGCCCAAAAAACGGGCAGGTTCTCGCAATGGTGGGGTCAAGAGACTATTTCAACATGCAAAAACAGGGAAACTTCAATGTTACTATTTCTCCAAACCGCCAACCGGGATCAACGTTCAAACCATTTGTTTACGCAACCGCGTTTATGAAGGGCTACACCCCGGAGACGGTGCTATTTGACCTGCGAACAAATTTCAGCACCAACTGCAGCTCGCGCGGTATTCCCTTATATGGAAACATTAAGCCCGAAGACTGCTACATGCCGGAAAATTATGATGGAAAATATCGTGGGCCTGTTTCTATGCGCAGTGCCATAGCAATGTCACTCAACATCCCTTCCGTAAAAACTCTTTACCTCGCCGGTGTCCCTGACTCTCTTGAGACAGCTAAAAAGATGGGCATTACAAGTTTGGGTTCTGCCTCTCAATATGGGTTAACTTTAGTTTTGGGTGGAGGAGAGGTGTCACTTTTGGAACTCACCGGAGGTTATGGTGTTTTTGCAAACGATGGTGTCCGCAACCCAACCACCCCCATTCTGCGAGTAGAAGACAAAAACGGTAATGTGGTCGAGGAATTTAAACAAACAAGCTCCGAGGCAATCCCGAGTGAGGTTGCTCGAAAAATCACAAATGTTTTGTCCGACAATGAGGCCCGAACACCAGAGTTTGGTGCTAACTCCGCCCTTTATTTCCCCAACAATGACGTTGCGGTCAAAACAGGTACTACAAACGACTATCGTGATGTGTGGACATTGGGATATACACCAAATATCGCTGTTGGTATGTGGGCGGGAAACAACGACAATACCCCAATGCACAAAAATATTGCCGGGTTTATTATTACTCCTGTTTGGCATTCTTTTATGGAGGAGGCTATCAAACTTACCCCTCAAGAGCGTTTTATTGCCCCCCAACCAGAAGATCTGAGTGCTCTTCCTGCACCGCTTGCCGGAGTATGGCAAGGAGGAGAAAAATATGTTGTTGACACAACTTCCGGGCAGCTGGCCACACCCAACACCCCGACAGAAACAAGAAAAATTGTTGTTGTTCCTGACGTACACTCTATTCTTTATTGGTTAAACAAAAACGACCCTCGTGGTCTCCGTCCCTTAACGCCCCAAAACGACCCCCAGTTTCATCTTTGGGAAGAGCCGGTACGTGCTTGGGTTGCCACCCAAAACATCAAGGAAGGAGACCGTAGTGGCATTCCGACTACTTATGACACCACACACACACCAGACACACTTCCTGTCCTTTCTGTATCGGGGGCAGACCTTGCTCAAATCCATAAAACAGACACTCCTTTATCTCTTTTGGTAACAAGCACCGGTAAATACCCACTGTCTCGTGTTGAATTTTATTTAAACGGACAGTTTGTTGATAAAAAAACACAGATTCCTTTCTCTTTTGTTTTTACCCCTTCTGATATTTCTTATCTCTCGACAACAAACACTCTTACTTTTGTTGCTTATGACACGGTTTCAAACAAGGCTGTTTATACATCACAGCTTCTTGTTGAATAATTACTGAATTTCCAAATATTCGCTTTCGTCAAGACACCCCCTTATTTCGTTGAGTATTTCTTCTTTTCTCAAAAGAATTTCGGTTTTGATTATCGCGTTTGTTTTTATAATAATTGTTTTGTTGGAAAAAAATATTTGTTTAGGAGAAACAACGATGTTTTTTTTGAGCAAAAGAGAAACAATTTTTTCCTTTTTTGTTTTATCTGTGTTGGTAAGACCTTTGAAACGGGCGAGTAGTTGGTGGATGGGTAGCATTATTTTGTGAGCGGCATTGTTAAATAGGTGTAAGACGGGTCCCCAAGACCTTTGATAACGACAGGCTTGTTAGATTCATTGAACTCTAGGACAAGGCTGTCTCTCTCTATTCCCCCCAAGCAATCAAAAAGGTGTTTGCCGTTTAAAAGCGTTTCTATTGGGTCTCCAGAAATTGTTGCCGAAAGACTTGTTTCTGTTTCTCCAATATCAGAGTTTTTTGTTGAAACAATACATTTTTTATTTGTCGGATCAATATTTATTTGTATTTTGTTGAACTTGTCGGAAAAAAGTGTTGATAGTTTAATAGCATTTAACAAATCTTGCTTAAGGACCACTATCTCGGTTGTGTGTTTTTTGGGAATTATTTGCTGATAGTCCGGGTATATTCCTTGTATTGCCCGAGAGGTAGCATAAATATTTTTCCCCACGCAAGAAATTTGTGTCTTTGTAATTTTAAAAAATAGTTCTTCGTTTGTGTTCTCAAAGATTTTTACAAGCTCTATGATGTTTTTAATGGGAACAATCAGCCCGGTAAAGACTTTGTCGTTGTTATATTCAATTCTTTTTTCGGCCAAACGGAAAGAGTCCGTCGCTACAAAAACGATAGCCTTGGTGTCTTTATATATGTAAACACTCGATATTTCTGGCTTTACATCAGAAACTGCCGCGCTCATTAAAACTGATTTGACCCCCTGTAAAAACTTGCTGGTTGAAAGAGTAAAACTTTCCTCGTCTGTAATGTTTGGGATTGTTGGAAAGTCGTCTGGGACAAAACCTTTTATTGTTATGTTTTTTGACTTGGTTATTATTTTGCAAACACCATTATTCGCTATTACGGTGATATTTTCTTCGTCTGGTATGTTGTTAAGAATACTAGAGAGGAGGGCACCGGGAATAGCAATGTTTCCTTCTGTTTTAATATCTGCCGGTATTTGAAGCTCAACGCCAA from the Candidatus Paceibacterota bacterium genome contains:
- a CDS encoding penicillin-binding protein, which produces MAQPLSLYKKLARRFALHPKTIFLFLVSVLFIFTGILILWASFIPLPDFNSFKDRKIVESTKIYDRTGKILLYDVHQDVQRTVVPFDQIPPSLRNATIAIEDANFYSHYGIDPKSILRAVLANIVGGGFRQGGSTITQQVVKKTLLTDEKLITRKIKEVVLSFRLERAFTKDEILGLYLNEIPYGGNIYGVGQASRVFFGKEAKDLTLAEAAYVASIPNAPTYYSPYGNHRDKLDERKNFVLKRMFELGFIDSNTYSQTFKERVSFLPKETVGIKAPHFVEWIKEYLADKYGEQAVEENGYKVTTTLDYTLQQKAEEVIAQYGPDVEKNYAAKNMGLIAISPKNGQVLAMVGSRDYFNMQKQGNFNVTISPNRQPGSTFKPFVYATAFMKGYTPETVLFDLRTNFSTNCSSRGIPLYGNIKPEDCYMPENYDGKYRGPVSMRSAIAMSLNIPSVKTLYLAGVPDSLETAKKMGITSLGSASQYGLTLVLGGGEVSLLELTGGYGVFANDGVRNPTTPILRVEDKNGNVVEEFKQTSSEAIPSEVARKITNVLSDNEARTPEFGANSALYFPNNDVAVKTGTTNDYRDVWTLGYTPNIAVGMWAGNNDNTPMHKNIAGFIITPVWHSFMEEAIKLTPQERFIAPQPEDLSALPAPLAGVWQGGEKYVVDTTSGQLATPNTPTETRKIVVVPDVHSILYWLNKNDPRGLRPLTPQNDPQFHLWEEPVRAWVATQNIKEGDRSGIPTTYDTTHTPDTLPVLSVSGADLAQIHKTDTPLSLLVTSTGKYPLSRVEFYLNGQFVDKKTQIPFSFVFTPSDISYLSTTNTLTFVAYDTVSNKAVYTSQLLVE
- the dnaN gene encoding DNA polymerase III subunit beta, with the translated sequence MNFTCNRELLQKCVVNAERVTGKNLSLPILSSVFLATSNKSLIIRATNLEVGVELQIPADIKTEGNIAIPGALLSSILNNIPDEENITVIANNGVCKIITKSKNITIKGFVPDDFPTIPNITDEESFTLSTSKFLQGVKSVLMSAAVSDVKPEISSVYIYKDTKAIVFVATDSFRLAEKRIEYNNDKVFTGLIVPIKNIIELVKIFENTNEELFFKITKTQISCVGKNIYATSRAIQGIYPDYQQIIPKKHTTEIVVLKQDLLNAIKLSTLFSDKFNKIQINIDPTNKKCIVSTKNSDIGETETSLSATISGDPIETLLNGKHLFDCLGGIERDSLVLEFNESNKPVVIKGLGDPSYTYLTMPLTK